A window of Haloarcula marismortui ATCC 43049 genomic DNA:
AACCGCAGGTTGGCGAACAGATCGAACAGCAAGTCGTCGCGCTGGCACGTAGCGGTCGCGTGCAGGGCCAGATCGACGAGGACCAGATGAAAGAACTCCTCTCGGAGCTGACGCCCGACTCCAAGAGCTTCGATATCAAGCGCCGGTAGATGCACTGTGCTCTGTTGTACAGCGGCGGAAAAGACTCGACGCTGGCGGCGCTTTTGCTTGACCCCTTTTATGACGTGACGCTCGTCAGCGGCTCTTTCGGCGTCCGTGACACCGACCCTGCACAGGAGAGCGCAACAGCCGTCGGCTTCGATCACGTGACGGTCGATCTGGACCCGGACGTGGCCCACGACGCCGTCAAGCAGATGTTCGATGACGGCTACCCGCGAAATGGCATCCAGCGGGTCCACGAGCACGCCGTCGAAACCGTCGCCCGCGCCGACTGGGTCGCCGATGCCGACGGTCTCGGTACACTCGACGCCGTGGCTGACGGCACCCGCCGCGACGACCGGGTGCCGACGGTGGACCGCCCGCTCGCCCAGAGCATCGAGGACCGTTTCGACGTGGACTACCTCGCGCCGCTTGCGGGCATCGGTCGCGGTGCTATCGACGCGATGGCCGCCGACCGCCTCGTCGTCGAGAGCGGCCCTAGCGCCGAGATTCCGAAGGCCGACTACGAGGTCGAACTCCGCGCACTCCTGCGGAAGCGCTACGGCGAGGGTGCCGTGGCTGACGTGTTCCCCGAGCACACGCAGTCCCGCGTCCAGGGCCTGCGATAGCCGCTGGCGGTTCGAGTCTGCGGTGTGCCCGTCAAACTAAGCAATATCCCGGGTGGTGTCCACGCTGATGCGGTCAGTGAGGTCGAGGCATATCGGTTCAGTGAGCGCGCGGCCCCCGCGGAACTTCGGGATAAAGAGCCTGTTTTCGATGGCGTCGTCGCGTCGCTTCGTTTCGAGGTCGAGCACGACGTCGCTCGTGTACTCCGTTCGGTGTCGTTGCGACGGCGTACTGTCGTGTTTGAGCGCGTACAGGACCGCGGCGCTGTCTGTCTGTGTGAGTCTGGCCTGCAGCGTTTCGAGGAAGGCCCGAAACTCTCCCGTGTCCGCGCGTTCGAGCGGTTCGACCGGGTCGACGACGAGGAGCGACCCTTCGGTGAGTCCCTCGACGTGGGCGAGCGCATCGCTGACCGGGGCCTCCCGGTCCAGTTGGCTGACTGCGAGATCGTCGTAAGACCCTCGCTGTGACCGCAGCGCCGACGTGACCGTCGTGGGTGCCTGCTCGCCGGAGAGATACACCGTTTCCTGCCGGGCGACGAACTCGGAGAGGAACAGCTCCGCCTGGCTCGCCGGTTCGGCAAGCAGTGTGACGAGGCTTCCAGTCGGAATGCCGCCGTTGAGCTTCCGGTCTAGCGCTCGAATCCCCGTCTCGAATCGTTGTGTCACTGTCTCACCCCGCGATGTCCCCACCGATTCACTGCCCATCCCATACAGCCACACTCGGTGGAGCGTCTCTTTGTTGTCCGTTCTCTAATACGGGCCATTCACCGCATAGTCAGCCTCTAGCTCGCTTACCGCCAGCGTCTGCTAGCCATGCCCGCCCGTCCTCACAGTCCATTGGCAGAGACAGTCGTGACAGACAGTTTAGCCACTCTCTACCGGGCGGTACCGGCCCATGGTTCGTGGGTCTGGTCAGCGTGAACGAACAGGTTCAAGCGCGCCCTTGCTGTAGACGCCGGTATGTACGACTCCGTCAAGGGCTTTCGCGATTTCTACCCCAAGGAGATGCAGGCCCGGCGGTGGGCCATGGATACGCTTGAAGACGTCGCACAGCGCTATGGCTTCCGAGAGATCGGCACCCCAGCGCTGGAGCCGACCGAGATGTACGTCGACAAGAGCGGCGAGGAGATCGTCGAGGAACTGTACAGCTTCGAGGACAAGGGCGGGCGGAAGGTCGCACTCACGCCGGAGCTAACGCCGACCGTTGCGCGGATGTTTGTCGCCAAGCAACAGGAACTCTCGAAGCCGATCAAGTGGGTATCGACGCGGCCGTTCTGGCGCTACGAGGAGCCCCAGCAAGGGCGGTTCCGGGAGTTCTACCAGACCAACGTCGACATCTTCGGGTCGGCGGAGCCGACGGCCGACGCCGAGATTCTGGCCGTTGCCGTGGATATGCTCACTGACCTCGGGCTGACGGGCGAGGACTTCGAAATCCGCGTCTCGCACCGAGATATCCTCTCGGGCGTACTCGAGTCGTTCGAGGCGGACGTGGACGTGCCCGAGGCCATTCGCGCGGTCGACAAGCGGGCGAAGGTCGACCACGACGAGTACCTTGACGCGCTCGCCGAAGCGGGACTCAGCTAT
This region includes:
- a CDS encoding alpha hydrolase; amino-acid sequence: MHCALLYSGGKDSTLAALLLDPFYDVTLVSGSFGVRDTDPAQESATAVGFDHVTVDLDPDVAHDAVKQMFDDGYPRNGIQRVHEHAVETVARADWVADADGLGTLDAVADGTRRDDRVPTVDRPLAQSIEDRFDVDYLAPLAGIGRGAIDAMAADRLVVESGPSAEIPKADYEVELRALLRKRYGEGAVADVFPEHTQSRVQGLR
- a CDS encoding RAD55 family ATPase, with translation MGSESVGTSRGETVTQRFETGIRALDRKLNGGIPTGSLVTLLAEPASQAELFLSEFVARQETVYLSGEQAPTTVTSALRSQRGSYDDLAVSQLDREAPVSDALAHVEGLTEGSLLVVDPVEPLERADTGEFRAFLETLQARLTQTDSAAVLYALKHDSTPSQRHRTEYTSDVVLDLETKRRDDAIENRLFIPKFRGGRALTEPICLDLTDRISVDTTRDIA